One genomic window of Arachis hypogaea cultivar Tifrunner chromosome 8, arahy.Tifrunner.gnm2.J5K5, whole genome shotgun sequence includes the following:
- the LOC112708139 gene encoding CBS domain-containing protein CBSCBSPB1 isoform X2 — protein MASQSGASRRSITSVRKSIDHGASQSNARKGLTAERTVKSLRLSKALTVPETTTIYEACRRMAARRLDAILLTDSNALLCGILTDKDIAKRAIASELSLEDTPVSKIMTKNPVFVLSETLAVEALQKMVQGKFRHLPVVDNGEVVAILDIAKCLYDAIARMERAAEKGKAIAAAVEGVEKQWGSSTAVNSTFIETIREQIFKPSLSTIIPENLKVVTVSPTDSVLTTTKKMVELHSSSAVVTVDGKPRGILTSKDILMRVVAQNLPPVSTPVDKVMTPNPECAVIDTPIVDALHTMHDGKFLHLPVVDRDGGVVAVVDVIHVTHAAVATASQVGNNEAASTMMQRFWDSAMALTQNDDDDETRSDSSLKFASEGGETGRSLTYLAAGMPNIFSFKIQDRKGRMHRFTCDTRSMTEVITSILQRLGDDIDPNNLPQILYEDEDHDKVILASDSDLAAAVDHARTTGMKGLRLYLDYSGTGTGTGTGKRSHGRGSGSGSLDHATKDAWASAYSTYAAGAALVAGLGILTYLKRV, from the exons ATGGCAAGTCAAAGTGGTGCGTCTCGAAGGAGCATAACGTCTGTTAGAAAATCCATTGATCATGGAGCTTCTCAATCTAATGCTCGAAA GGGACTGACGGCAGAGCGGACAGTAAAATCATTGCGTCTTTCAAAGGCTCTAACAGTACCTGAAACAACAACCATCTATGAAGCTTGTCGTCGCATGGCTGCTCGCAGATTAGATGCTATATTACTCACTGATTCAAATGCTTTGCTCTGTGGAATCCTTACAGACAAG GACATAGCAAAAAGAGCTATTGCCTCAGAGCTTAGTCTTGAAGACACACCTGTTTCTAAGATTATGACAAAGAATCCAGTATTTGTCCTTTCTGAAACTCTTGCAGTGGAAGCCCTCCAAAAGATGGTGCAAG GCAAATTCAGACATTTACCTGTGGTGGACAATGGAGAAGTTGTTGCCATACTTGATATAGCAAAGTGCTTGTATGATGCTATCGCTCGTATGGAACGGGCAGCTGAGAAAGGAAAAGCAATTGCAGCAGCTGTTGAGGGTGTTGAAAAACAATGGGGATCATCTACTGCGG TCAATTCAACATTCATTGAGACTATTCGGGAACAGATATTCAAGCCATCATTGTCTACGATCATTCCTGAGAATTTAAA GGTTGTAACAGTTTCACCAACAGATTCTGTTTTGACAACTACGAAGAAGATGGTTGAACTTCATTCAAGTTCTGCTGTTGTGACAGTTGATGGCAAACCTCGCGGCATCCTTAC TTCCAAGGATATATTGATGCGGGTAGTTGCGCAAAATCTTCCTCCAGTTTCAACTCCTGTTGACAAG GTGATGACTCCTAATCCAGAATGTGCAGTTATTGATACACCAATAGTAGATGCACTTCACACTATGCATGATGGAAAATTTTTGCATCTTCCTGTGGTTGATAGAG ATGGTGGGGTAGTTGCGGTGGTTGATGTGATTCATGTCACACATGCTGCTGTTGCAACAGCAAGTCAG GTTGGAAACAATGAAGCTGCCAGCACCATGATGCAAAGATTCTGGGATTCGGCCATGGCCTTAActcaaaatgatgatgatgacgaaaCACGAAg TGACAGTTCCTTGAAATTTGCTTCAGAAGGAGGGGAAACTGGGAGATCCCTCACTTATCTTGCAGCAGGAATGCCAaatatattttcattcaaaatacaAGATAGGAAGGGCAGAATGCATAGATTCACATGTG ATACACGGAGCATGACAGAGGTTATAACTTCAATCCTTCAGAGACTTGGTGATGATATTGACCCCAATAATCTACCCCAAATTTTG TATGAAGACGAAGATCATGATAAAGTGATATTGGCTTCAGACAGTGATCTTGCAGCAGCTGTAGACCATGCAAGGACAACTGGCATGAAG GGATTGAGATTGTACTTAGACTACTCTGGAACCGGAACCGGAACCGGAACAGGAAAACGCAGTCATGGGAGAGGTTCTGGTTCAGGGAGTTTGGATCATGCTACTAAAGATGCATGGGCCTCAGCATACAGTACCTATGCCGCTGGAGCTGCACTTGTTGCAGGCTTAGGCATATTAACATACTTGAAGCGAGTTTGA
- the LOC112708141 gene encoding non-specific phospholipase C6, with product MGVIKPKSSPPNLVSFIVLLFLTVSSVFLNPTSSVFATAQQQQQQQQPIKTIVVLVMENRSFDHMLGWMKKEINPLIDGVTGDECNPVNSTNPRNGTICFTDDAEFVDPDPGHSFEDVMEQVFGSGGSIPSMSGFVEQALSLSQNLSETVMKGFRPEFVPIYATLVREFAVFDRWFSSIPGPTQPNRLFVYSATSHGSTSHIKKQLAKGYPQKTIFDSLHENDLDFGIYFQNIPTTLFYRNLRKLKYIWKFHQYDFKFKKDARDGKLPPLTVIEPRYFDLTGIPANDDHPSHDVANGQMLVKEVYETLRASPQWNESLLIITYDEHGGFYDHVKTPFENIPSPDGNTGPAPYFFKFDRLGVRVPTIMVSPWIKKGTVVSRAKGPTENSEFEHSSIPATIKKMFNLSSNFLTHRDAWAGTFEHIVGELSSPRTDCPVTLPDVTPLRKTEAKEDGKLSEFQSEVVQLAAVLNGDHFLSSFPDEMGKKMSVKEAHGYVKGAVSRFIRASKEAIKLGADESAIVDMRSSLTTRTSIHN from the exons ATGGGGGTTATCAAACCCAAATCATCACCACCAAACCTTGTTTCCTTCATTGTTTTGCTCTTTCTCACTGTGTCAAGTGTGTTCCTTAACCCAACAAGTTCTGTTTTTGCAAcagcacaacaacaacaacaacaacaacaacctatTAAGACCATTGTTGTTTTGGTTATGGAAAACCGTTCGTTTGATCACATGTTGGGTTGGATGAAGAAGGAAATCAACCCTTTGATTGATGGTGTCACAGGTGATGAATGCAACCCGGTTAATTCCACGAACCCAAGGAATGGTACAATCTGCTTCACTGATGATGCTGAGTTTGTGGATCCGGATCCAGGACATTCATTTGAGGATGTTATGGAACAGGTATTTGGTTCAGGAGGTTCAATTCCTTCAATGTCTGGTTTTGTGGAACAAGCATTGTCTCTGTCTCAGAATCTCTCTGAGACTGTGATGAAAGGGTTCAGACCTGAGTTTGTTCCTATTTATGCCACTTTGGTTAGGGAATTTGCCGTTTTTGATAGGTGGTTTTCTTCAATTCCTGGCCCAACTCAACCCAATAGGCTTTTTGTGTATTCTGCTACTTCTCATGGCTCAACAAGCCATATCAAGAAGCAATTAGCAAAAGGGTATCCACAAAAAACCATCTTTGATTCATTGCATGAGAATGATTTGGACTTTGGGATTTATTTCCAAAACATCCCCACAACTTTGTTCTATAGGAATTTGAGGAAATTGAAGTACATTTGGAAATTCCATCAGTATGATTTCAAGTTCAAGAAAGATGCTAGAGATGGAAAGCTTCCACCATTGACTGTGATTGAGCCTAGGTACTTTGATTTGACTGGTATTCCGGCGAATGATGATCATCCATCTCATGATGTTGCTAATGGACAAATGCTTGTTAAGGAGGTTTATGAGACACTAAGAGCAAGCCCTCAATGGAATGAGTCTCTTCTCATCATTACATATGATGAACATGGTGGATTCTATGATCATGTCAAGACTCCTTTTGAAAACATCCCTAGTCCGGATGGAAACACTGGTCCAGCTCCTTATTTCTTCAAATTTGATAGATTAGGCGTTCGCGTGCCCACGATCATGGTGTCTCCTTGGATCAAGAAAGGGACTG TTGTAAGTAGGGCAAAAGGACCTACCGAAAACTCCGAGTTTGAGCACTCTTCCATCCCTGCCACCATAAAGAAGATGTTCAACCTTTCATCTAACTTCTTGACTCATAGAGATGCATGGGCTGGGACATTTGAGCATATTGTTGGGGAGTTAAGTTCCCCAAGAACAGATTGCCCAG TGACTCTGCCGGATGTAACACCTCTAAGGAAGACCGAAGCAAAAGAAGACGGCAAGCTATCCGAGTTTCAGAGCGAGGTGGTTCAATTGGCAGCTGTTCTCAATGGTGACCACTTCTTGAGCAGTTTCCCCGACGAAATGGGCAAGAAGATGAGTGTGAAGGAAGCTCATGGATATGTAAAGGGAGCTGTTTCAAGGTTCATAAGAGCTAGCAAAGAAGCCATCAAGCTAGGGGCTGATGAATCTGCTATTGTTGATATGAGATCCTCCCTCACTACTAGAACTTCAATTCACAATTGA
- the LOC112708137 gene encoding F-box/LRR-repeat protein At5g63520 isoform X1, translated as MEDSPSPSTSTSTSTSRQIKKAELSDDANVTGNGGSFGSVNEDLLQNILARLPARWFASAACVSKSWSSVCNRILTRPKLSSALSLNPSLSEAVDDVLQKVLCEPIRPHFAIVNVGSGFDLEKIMHLIRKTLGCNIPVIVTVSNGIIGRDALTSEFKEVKWGALFSGFEGESYARNVNEGILLTVGYLPGLKVEAIPLRHPTRIYSSVCVDDFIKDIKEYSASVSNCPFPVGIILFGEANGDMNPVMEKLDCAMPRDTVIVGDERGCFIYRSGNAKRNIIGSLDAIALVFAQDRDRSSGNIKFHVALSNGVSPVGTTYKAASVRTSNTDCSTWLTAKREGQQQLLDGQSILDDINNLLENHIASPDLYIGVIKNRKVSIEGGKPTPRSCIAYHGVVEGDEEYLYVDGTGMKTGDIFQFYYSDPNAAQASVTKVHDALKNIKLKGEGNNSCVFGGLVFACYGRGESFFGCHNVDSSPLLECFPGLPVAGIFCGGEIVRPFITMISREGSHVNCCLHVYSSVYLVMSYTPPSMGC; from the exons ATGGAGGACTCACCGTCACCGTCGACATCGACATCGACATCGACATCGAGACAGATCAAGAAGGCGGAACTTTCGGATGACGCTAACGTCACCGGGAACGGTGGAAGTTTCGGTTCGGTGAACGAGGACCTTCTCCAGAACATTCTGGCGAGGCTCCCGGCTCGTTGGTTCGCTTCCGCTGCTTGCGTCAGCAAATCATGGAGCTCTGTCTGCAATCGAATCCTTACTCGTCCAAAGCTCTCTTCTGCTCTTTCTCTCAATCCTTCACTTTCC GAAGCTGTGGATGATGTTCTTCAGAAGGTTCTATGTGAGCCGATTCGGCCTCATTTTGCCATTGTCAATGTTGGAAGTGGATTTGACTTGGAGAAGATAATGCATCTT ATAAGAAAGACCTTGGGATGCAACATTCCGGTTATTGTTACTGTGTCAAATGGTATTATAGGAAGGGATGCACTCACTAGTGAATTTAAAGAG GTCAAATGGGGCGCCCTTTTTAGTGGTTTTGAGGGTGAATCttatgcaagaaatgtaaatgaaggCATATTATTGACAGTTGGCTACCTTCCAGGATTAAAGGTTGAAGCTATACCATTACGGCATCCAACCCGG ATATATTCATCAGTGTGTGTTGACGATTTTATAAAGGATATCAAGGAATATTCAGCCTCGGTCTCCAACTGCCCATTTCCAGTTGGGATTATATTATTTGGA GAAGCAAATGGTGACATGAATCCAGTTATGGAGAAGCTAG ATTGTGCCATGCCAAGAGACACTGTTATTGTAGGTGATGAGAGGGGCTGCTTTATATACAGAAGTGGAAATGCTAAAAGGAATATAATCGGCTCCTTAGATGCTATTGCTCTTGTATTTGCTCAGGATAGAGACAGGTCTTCAG GAAATATTAAATTTCATGTTGCATTGTCAAATGGTGTTTCACCTGTGGGTACAACATACAAGGCAGCTTCAGTCAGAACAAGCAACACTGATTGTTCAACATGGTTAACTGCCAAGAGGGAAGGGCAACAACAACTTCTTGATGGTCAAAGTATTCTGGATGACATTAACAATTTG CTGGAAAATCATATTGCATCACCTGATTTGTACATTGGGGtgattaaaaacagaaaagtctcgaTAGAAGGAGGGAAGCCAACACCAAGATCTTGTATTGCATATCATGGAGTTGTGGA AGGTGATGAAGAGTACCTCTACGTTGATGGAACTGGCATGAAAACAGGAGATATCTTCCAATTCTACTATTCTGATCCTAATGCCGCACAAGCTTCAGTTACTAAGGTCCATGATGCTCTGAAGAATATTAAGCTCAAGGGTGAAGGAAACAATAGTTGTGTTTTTGGGGGCCTTGTGTTTGCTTGTTATGGCCGTGGCGAATCATTCTTTGGATGTCACAATGTGGATAGCTCCCCGCTCTTAGAGTGTTTTCCAGGGCTACCAGTGGCCGGAATATTTTGTGGCGGAGAAATCGTGCGTCCTTTTATTACTATGATTAGTCGAGAAGGAAGCCATGTTAACTGCTGTCTGCATGTTTACAGCTCTGTATATTTGGTAATGTCATATACCCCTCCATCTATGGGATGTTAG
- the LOC112708139 gene encoding CBS domain-containing protein CBSCBSPB1 isoform X1 — MASQSGASRRSITSVRKSIDHGASQSNARKSLSSSRSVGLTAERTVKSLRLSKALTVPETTTIYEACRRMAARRLDAILLTDSNALLCGILTDKDIAKRAIASELSLEDTPVSKIMTKNPVFVLSETLAVEALQKMVQGKFRHLPVVDNGEVVAILDIAKCLYDAIARMERAAEKGKAIAAAVEGVEKQWGSSTAVNSTFIETIREQIFKPSLSTIIPENLKVVTVSPTDSVLTTTKKMVELHSSSAVVTVDGKPRGILTSKDILMRVVAQNLPPVSTPVDKVMTPNPECAVIDTPIVDALHTMHDGKFLHLPVVDRDGGVVAVVDVIHVTHAAVATASQVGNNEAASTMMQRFWDSAMALTQNDDDDETRSDSSLKFASEGGETGRSLTYLAAGMPNIFSFKIQDRKGRMHRFTCDTRSMTEVITSILQRLGDDIDPNNLPQILYEDEDHDKVILASDSDLAAAVDHARTTGMKGLRLYLDYSGTGTGTGTGKRSHGRGSGSGSLDHATKDAWASAYSTYAAGAALVAGLGILTYLKRV, encoded by the exons ATGGCAAGTCAAAGTGGTGCGTCTCGAAGGAGCATAACGTCTGTTAGAAAATCCATTGATCATGGAGCTTCTCAATCTAATGCTCGAAAGTCTCTTTCTTCTTCGCGTTCTGT GGGACTGACGGCAGAGCGGACAGTAAAATCATTGCGTCTTTCAAAGGCTCTAACAGTACCTGAAACAACAACCATCTATGAAGCTTGTCGTCGCATGGCTGCTCGCAGATTAGATGCTATATTACTCACTGATTCAAATGCTTTGCTCTGTGGAATCCTTACAGACAAG GACATAGCAAAAAGAGCTATTGCCTCAGAGCTTAGTCTTGAAGACACACCTGTTTCTAAGATTATGACAAAGAATCCAGTATTTGTCCTTTCTGAAACTCTTGCAGTGGAAGCCCTCCAAAAGATGGTGCAAG GCAAATTCAGACATTTACCTGTGGTGGACAATGGAGAAGTTGTTGCCATACTTGATATAGCAAAGTGCTTGTATGATGCTATCGCTCGTATGGAACGGGCAGCTGAGAAAGGAAAAGCAATTGCAGCAGCTGTTGAGGGTGTTGAAAAACAATGGGGATCATCTACTGCGG TCAATTCAACATTCATTGAGACTATTCGGGAACAGATATTCAAGCCATCATTGTCTACGATCATTCCTGAGAATTTAAA GGTTGTAACAGTTTCACCAACAGATTCTGTTTTGACAACTACGAAGAAGATGGTTGAACTTCATTCAAGTTCTGCTGTTGTGACAGTTGATGGCAAACCTCGCGGCATCCTTAC TTCCAAGGATATATTGATGCGGGTAGTTGCGCAAAATCTTCCTCCAGTTTCAACTCCTGTTGACAAG GTGATGACTCCTAATCCAGAATGTGCAGTTATTGATACACCAATAGTAGATGCACTTCACACTATGCATGATGGAAAATTTTTGCATCTTCCTGTGGTTGATAGAG ATGGTGGGGTAGTTGCGGTGGTTGATGTGATTCATGTCACACATGCTGCTGTTGCAACAGCAAGTCAG GTTGGAAACAATGAAGCTGCCAGCACCATGATGCAAAGATTCTGGGATTCGGCCATGGCCTTAActcaaaatgatgatgatgacgaaaCACGAAg TGACAGTTCCTTGAAATTTGCTTCAGAAGGAGGGGAAACTGGGAGATCCCTCACTTATCTTGCAGCAGGAATGCCAaatatattttcattcaaaatacaAGATAGGAAGGGCAGAATGCATAGATTCACATGTG ATACACGGAGCATGACAGAGGTTATAACTTCAATCCTTCAGAGACTTGGTGATGATATTGACCCCAATAATCTACCCCAAATTTTG TATGAAGACGAAGATCATGATAAAGTGATATTGGCTTCAGACAGTGATCTTGCAGCAGCTGTAGACCATGCAAGGACAACTGGCATGAAG GGATTGAGATTGTACTTAGACTACTCTGGAACCGGAACCGGAACCGGAACAGGAAAACGCAGTCATGGGAGAGGTTCTGGTTCAGGGAGTTTGGATCATGCTACTAAAGATGCATGGGCCTCAGCATACAGTACCTATGCCGCTGGAGCTGCACTTGTTGCAGGCTTAGGCATATTAACATACTTGAAGCGAGTTTGA
- the LOC112708137 gene encoding F-box/LRR-repeat protein At5g63520 isoform X2, with amino-acid sequence MEDSPSPSTSTSTSTSRQIKKAELSDDANVTGNGGSFGSVNEDLLQNILARLPARWFASAACVSKSWSSVCNRILTRPKLSSALSLNPSLSEAVDDVLQKVLCEPIRPHFAIVNVGSGFDLEKIMHLIRKTLGCNIPVIVTVSNGIIGRDALTSEFKEVKWGALFSGFEGESYARNVNEGILLTVGYLPGLKVEAIPLRHPTRIYSSVCVDDFIKDIKEYSASVSNCPFPVGIILFGEANGDMNPVMEKLDCAMPRDTVIVGDERGCFIYRSGNAKRNIIGSLDAIALVFAQDRDRSSGNIKFHVALSNGVSPVGTTYKAASVRTSNTDCSTWLTAKREGQQQLLDGQSILDDINNLLENHIASPDLYIGVIKNRKVSIEGGKPTPRSCIAYHGVVEGDEEYLYVDGTGMKTGDIFQFYYSDPNAAQASVTKVHDALKNIKLKGEGNNSCVFGGLVFACYGRGESFFGCHNVDSSPLLECFPGLPVAGIFCGGEIVRPFITMISREGSHVNCCLHVYSSVYLRS; translated from the exons ATGGAGGACTCACCGTCACCGTCGACATCGACATCGACATCGACATCGAGACAGATCAAGAAGGCGGAACTTTCGGATGACGCTAACGTCACCGGGAACGGTGGAAGTTTCGGTTCGGTGAACGAGGACCTTCTCCAGAACATTCTGGCGAGGCTCCCGGCTCGTTGGTTCGCTTCCGCTGCTTGCGTCAGCAAATCATGGAGCTCTGTCTGCAATCGAATCCTTACTCGTCCAAAGCTCTCTTCTGCTCTTTCTCTCAATCCTTCACTTTCC GAAGCTGTGGATGATGTTCTTCAGAAGGTTCTATGTGAGCCGATTCGGCCTCATTTTGCCATTGTCAATGTTGGAAGTGGATTTGACTTGGAGAAGATAATGCATCTT ATAAGAAAGACCTTGGGATGCAACATTCCGGTTATTGTTACTGTGTCAAATGGTATTATAGGAAGGGATGCACTCACTAGTGAATTTAAAGAG GTCAAATGGGGCGCCCTTTTTAGTGGTTTTGAGGGTGAATCttatgcaagaaatgtaaatgaaggCATATTATTGACAGTTGGCTACCTTCCAGGATTAAAGGTTGAAGCTATACCATTACGGCATCCAACCCGG ATATATTCATCAGTGTGTGTTGACGATTTTATAAAGGATATCAAGGAATATTCAGCCTCGGTCTCCAACTGCCCATTTCCAGTTGGGATTATATTATTTGGA GAAGCAAATGGTGACATGAATCCAGTTATGGAGAAGCTAG ATTGTGCCATGCCAAGAGACACTGTTATTGTAGGTGATGAGAGGGGCTGCTTTATATACAGAAGTGGAAATGCTAAAAGGAATATAATCGGCTCCTTAGATGCTATTGCTCTTGTATTTGCTCAGGATAGAGACAGGTCTTCAG GAAATATTAAATTTCATGTTGCATTGTCAAATGGTGTTTCACCTGTGGGTACAACATACAAGGCAGCTTCAGTCAGAACAAGCAACACTGATTGTTCAACATGGTTAACTGCCAAGAGGGAAGGGCAACAACAACTTCTTGATGGTCAAAGTATTCTGGATGACATTAACAATTTG CTGGAAAATCATATTGCATCACCTGATTTGTACATTGGGGtgattaaaaacagaaaagtctcgaTAGAAGGAGGGAAGCCAACACCAAGATCTTGTATTGCATATCATGGAGTTGTGGA AGGTGATGAAGAGTACCTCTACGTTGATGGAACTGGCATGAAAACAGGAGATATCTTCCAATTCTACTATTCTGATCCTAATGCCGCACAAGCTTCAGTTACTAAGGTCCATGATGCTCTGAAGAATATTAAGCTCAAGGGTGAAGGAAACAATAGTTGTGTTTTTGGGGGCCTTGTGTTTGCTTGTTATGGCCGTGGCGAATCATTCTTTGGATGTCACAATGTGGATAGCTCCCCGCTCTTAGAGTGTTTTCCAGGGCTACCAGTGGCCGGAATATTTTGTGGCGGAGAAATCGTGCGTCCTTTTATTACTATGATTAGTCGAGAAGGAAGCCATGTTAACTGCTGTCTGCATGTTTACAGCTCTGTATATTTG CGTTCTTAA